A portion of the Faecalibacterium sp. I3-3-89 genome contains these proteins:
- a CDS encoding peptidylprolyl isomerase: MVRITMEDGGVIDIELNEEAAPITCENFKKLVGQGFYNGLTFHRVIPGFMIQGGCPLGNGTGGPGWNIKGEFAANGVNNPIKHTRGVISMARSMNPNSAGSQFFIMHEDAPHLDGQYAAFGKVVSGMDVVDRIASVPTDWNDKPKTAVKMKTVELLEG; the protein is encoded by the coding sequence ATGGTTCGCATTACTATGGAAGACGGCGGCGTCATCGACATCGAGCTGAACGAGGAAGCTGCCCCCATCACCTGTGAGAATTTCAAGAAGCTGGTCGGTCAGGGCTTCTACAACGGTCTGACCTTCCACCGCGTCATCCCCGGCTTTATGATCCAGGGCGGCTGCCCGCTGGGCAACGGCACCGGCGGCCCCGGCTGGAACATCAAGGGCGAGTTTGCCGCCAACGGCGTCAACAACCCCATCAAGCACACCCGCGGCGTCATCAGCATGGCCCGCAGCATGAACCCCAACAGCGCCGGCAGCCAGTTCTTCATCATGCATGAGGACGCACCCCACCTCGACGGCCAGTATGCCGCCTTTGGCAAGGTCGTCTCCGGCATGGATGTCGTGGACAGGATCGCATCCGTCCCCACCGACTGGAACGATAAACCCAAGACCGCTGTCAAGATGAAGACCGTCGAGCTGCTCGAGGGCTGA
- the aroF gene encoding 3-deoxy-7-phosphoheptulonate synthase, translating to MIISTKKGTPKEELEKIVDRFEKQGLDVTLITGKDYNVFGLVGDTTKIDERDVLANPWIDNVTRVSAPYKRANRLFHPADSVIDCGGVKIGRKEKIAVMAGPCSIESAEQALRIAQGVKAGGATLFRGGAYKPRTSPYSFQGLETEGILDMVKAREATGMPIVSELMSEDRIPEFEEYVDVVQIGARNMQNFQLLKAVGKMHKPVLLKRGLCNTIEEWIMSAEYIMAGGNEQVILCERGIRTFEKYTRNTLDLSAVPIIHEKTHLPVIVDPSHATGKANLVEPMMIAAVAAGADGLEVEVHYDPRHAWSDGAQCLTPEAFAQAMAKCRQVAWAIGRDM from the coding sequence ATGATCATCTCCACCAAAAAGGGCACCCCCAAGGAAGAACTGGAAAAGATCGTGGACCGCTTTGAAAAGCAGGGCCTCGACGTCACCCTCATCACCGGCAAGGACTACAATGTCTTCGGCCTCGTGGGCGACACGACGAAGATCGACGAGCGGGACGTCCTCGCCAACCCCTGGATCGACAACGTCACCCGCGTCTCTGCCCCCTATAAGCGGGCCAACCGCCTCTTCCACCCGGCAGACTCCGTCATCGACTGCGGCGGCGTCAAAATCGGCAGAAAGGAGAAGATCGCGGTCATGGCAGGCCCGTGCAGCATCGAGAGCGCGGAGCAGGCCCTCCGCATCGCGCAGGGCGTCAAGGCGGGCGGCGCGACCCTTTTTCGGGGCGGCGCATACAAGCCCCGCACCTCGCCCTACTCCTTTCAGGGCCTCGAGACCGAGGGCATCCTTGACATGGTGAAGGCCCGGGAGGCCACCGGTATGCCCATCGTCTCCGAGTTGATGAGCGAGGACCGCATCCCCGAGTTCGAGGAGTATGTGGACGTGGTGCAGATCGGTGCCCGCAATATGCAGAACTTCCAGCTGCTCAAGGCCGTGGGCAAGATGCATAAGCCCGTCCTGCTCAAGCGTGGCCTCTGCAACACCATCGAGGAGTGGATCATGAGCGCCGAGTACATCATGGCCGGAGGCAACGAGCAGGTCATCCTCTGCGAGCGGGGCATCCGCACCTTTGAGAAGTACACCCGCAACACCCTCGACCTCTCCGCTGTGCCCATCATCCACGAAAAGACCCACCTGCCCGTCATCGTGGATCCCAGCCACGCCACCGGTAAGGCGAACCTTGTGGAGCCGATGATGATCGCCGCTGTGGCCGCCGGTGCCGACGGCCTCGAGGTGGAGGTGCATTATGACCCCCGCCACGCATGGAGCGACGGCGCACAGTGCCTGACTCCGGAGGCCTTTGCGCAGGCCATGGCAAAGTGCCGTCAGGTCGCATGGGCCATCGGAAGGGATATGTAA
- the aroC gene encoding chorismate synthase: MKNTFGSALALTIFGESHGRAIGGVLDGMAAGVPVDEAFIAACIDRRRARGDGLSTPRVEADRVQLLSGVVNGHTTGTAIALMIENQNTRSGDYAKTADLLRPGHADYTAYAKYHGFQDARGGGHFSGRITAALVAGGAIVLGALGRAGIDITTHIARCAGLSDTPFALDDTAALAAQVSVLENKGEGFALLDASVEEPMKAAIRAAGAEGDSVGGILETAILGLPAGVGEPYFDSVESLLSHMAFSVPAVKGIEFGTGFGFADLKGSEANDAFRMKGNTIVTATNHNAGVNGGISNGMPVVFRTAVKPTPSIYKKQETVDYLAKQDAPLSIQGRHDPCIVPRAAIVQTCAAALAVGDLLTARYGTAWMERPTSYRREGL, encoded by the coding sequence ATGAAAAACACCTTTGGCAGCGCATTGGCACTGACCATCTTCGGCGAGAGCCATGGCCGGGCCATCGGCGGCGTGCTGGACGGCATGGCCGCAGGGGTGCCGGTGGACGAGGCGTTCATCGCCGCCTGTATAGACAGACGCCGCGCCCGGGGCGACGGCCTCTCCACCCCCCGGGTGGAGGCCGACCGGGTCCAGCTGCTCTCCGGCGTCGTGAACGGCCACACCACCGGCACGGCCATCGCCCTCATGATCGAAAATCAGAACACCCGCAGCGGCGACTACGCCAAGACCGCCGACCTGCTCCGCCCCGGCCATGCGGACTACACCGCCTATGCCAAATACCACGGCTTTCAGGATGCCCGGGGCGGCGGGCACTTCTCGGGCCGGATCACCGCCGCGCTGGTGGCGGGCGGAGCCATCGTGCTGGGGGCGCTGGGCCGCGCCGGCATCGACATCACCACCCACATCGCCCGCTGCGCCGGCCTCTCCGATACCCCCTTTGCGCTGGACGATACCGCCGCGCTGGCCGCGCAGGTCAGCGTGCTGGAAAATAAGGGCGAGGGCTTCGCGCTGTTGGATGCCTCCGTCGAAGAGCCGATGAAGGCGGCCATCCGCGCCGCCGGGGCGGAGGGCGACAGCGTGGGCGGCATTCTTGAGACGGCGATCCTCGGCCTGCCTGCCGGTGTGGGCGAGCCGTACTTTGACAGCGTGGAGAGCCTGCTTTCCCACATGGCCTTCTCCGTGCCTGCCGTCAAGGGCATCGAGTTCGGCACCGGCTTCGGCTTCGCCGACCTGAAAGGCTCGGAGGCCAACGACGCCTTCCGGATGAAGGGGAACACCATCGTTACCGCCACCAACCACAACGCTGGGGTCAACGGCGGCATCTCCAATGGGATGCCCGTGGTCTTCCGCACTGCCGTCAAGCCGACGCCCAGCATCTACAAGAAACAGGAGACGGTGGACTATCTTGCAAAGCAGGATGCACCCCTCTCCATTCAGGGCCGCCATGACCCCTGCATCGTGCCCCGTGCCGCCATCGTTCAGACCTGCGCCGCCGCGCTGGCTGTGGGCGATCTGCTGACGGCCCGCTACGGCACGGCATGGATGGAGCGGCCCACCAGCTACCGCAGGGAGGGACTGTGA
- a CDS encoding lysophospholipid acyltransferase family protein, which produces MSIFRTIAMFTYLFGYMIVHYGVLRKAERAQAAGDTETVRRLVEQHIPHWSRGILNVTGVRLSVEGLDNIPKEGPCVFVANHRSYYDIPLLLASLDKPYGILAKEELEKIPLLSRWMKLLGCVFVQRDDVRASVRALNDATAIVESGRSFIIFPEGTRYKGEEGGAGEFKAGAFRIAVKTETPVVPVAISGARGLFEAHGNRTTPGTVRIRVLPPIQTAGMSRAEQKELPAAVRQTILAQL; this is translated from the coding sequence GTGAGCATTTTCCGCACCATTGCGATGTTCACCTATCTGTTTGGCTACATGATCGTCCACTACGGCGTGCTGCGCAAAGCCGAGCGTGCACAGGCCGCCGGCGACACCGAAACGGTGCGCCGTCTGGTGGAGCAGCACATCCCCCACTGGAGCCGGGGCATCCTGAACGTCACCGGCGTCCGGCTCAGCGTCGAGGGGCTGGACAACATCCCGAAAGAGGGACCCTGCGTTTTTGTGGCGAACCATCGCAGCTATTATGACATCCCCCTGCTGCTGGCCAGCCTCGACAAGCCCTACGGCATCCTCGCCAAGGAGGAGCTGGAAAAGATCCCCCTGCTCAGCCGCTGGATGAAGCTGCTGGGCTGTGTCTTCGTCCAGCGCGATGACGTCCGCGCCTCGGTGCGCGCCCTCAACGACGCCACCGCCATCGTAGAGAGCGGCAGGAGCTTCATCATCTTCCCCGAGGGCACCCGCTACAAGGGCGAGGAGGGCGGCGCCGGTGAGTTCAAGGCCGGTGCTTTCCGCATCGCTGTGAAGACTGAAACCCCGGTGGTGCCGGTGGCGATCTCCGGCGCACGGGGGCTGTTCGAGGCCCACGGCAACCGGACGACGCCCGGCACGGTGCGCATCCGGGTGCTGCCGCCCATCCAGACGGCGGGCATGAGCCGCGCCGAGCAGAAGGAACTGCCCGCCGCCGTCCGCCAGACCATTCTGGCACAGCTGTAA
- a CDS encoding prephenate dehydrogenase gives MLDKSKRYLVVGLGLLGGKYALELSKAGFHVDGINRSEGHLQYALDHGYIASGKTHDFEDLVAQADHIIFGLYPTALIDWFRTYGSLLKPGCIFTDVSGVKTGLVEPVQAMCPAGVEFIASHPMAGRETSSVEHAAEVNFAPANFIITPTEKNTSEAVQWAKELAEVLGFRHICTLTVQEHDKMIGYVSQLCHAIAVSLMCANDNSSLCEYTGDSFRDLTRIARINEKMWAELFLWNKENLISEIDQFDAALAQLRDALVADDRDKLEEMFRLSTQRRAAFDKKDS, from the coding sequence ATGCTGGATAAATCGAAGCGTTATCTCGTGGTGGGCCTCGGCCTGCTGGGCGGCAAATACGCCCTCGAGCTTTCCAAGGCCGGGTTCCATGTGGACGGCATCAACCGCAGCGAGGGGCATTTACAATACGCCCTCGACCACGGCTATATCGCCAGCGGCAAGACCCACGATTTCGAGGATCTCGTCGCGCAGGCCGACCACATCATCTTCGGTCTGTACCCCACGGCCCTCATCGACTGGTTCAGGACGTACGGCTCTCTTCTCAAGCCCGGCTGCATCTTTACCGATGTCTCCGGCGTCAAGACCGGCCTTGTGGAGCCGGTGCAGGCGATGTGCCCGGCAGGGGTAGAGTTCATCGCCAGCCATCCGATGGCGGGCCGTGAGACCTCCAGCGTCGAGCACGCGGCGGAGGTCAACTTTGCCCCTGCCAACTTCATCATCACCCCCACCGAGAAGAACACCTCCGAGGCGGTCCAGTGGGCGAAAGAGCTGGCTGAGGTGCTGGGCTTCCGCCACATCTGCACCCTGACCGTGCAGGAGCACGATAAGATGATCGGCTACGTCAGCCAGCTCTGCCATGCCATCGCCGTCAGCCTCATGTGCGCCAACGACAACTCCTCGCTCTGCGAGTACACAGGCGATTCCTTCCGGGACCTGACCCGCATCGCCCGCATCAACGAAAAGATGTGGGCTGAGTTGTTCCTCTGGAACAAGGAGAACCTCATCTCCGAGATCGACCAGTTCGACGCGGCCCTCGCCCAGCTGCGGGACGCCCTCGTGGCCGACGACCGGGACAAACTGGAAGAGATGTTCCGCCTGTCCACCCAGCGCCGCGCCGCATTCGACAAGAAGGACTCGTGA
- a CDS encoding shikimate kinase translates to MEYGLIGSKLGHSYSKLIHEMLCGYRYDLCPLPTEEEARAFLTKRQFKAINVTIPYKRLVMEYCTYIDPRAKAIGAVNTVVNKNGLLYGYNTDYLGFAHLCDAHGVDFAGRTVLILGTGGTHNTTSAVARDKGAAKVLTVSRTPDAAKGQLSYEEAVSSGAQIVINTTPAGMYPNVGVCSLDVARMPGLEAVLDVVYNPDKTELILRAEEAGVPVAVGGLEMLVAQAVYAAEYFLSRKFDDAAGEIRRVTAALRRDMLNVALIGMPSSGKSTVGRLLADKLGKRFIDLDEEIVKADGRSIPDIFAAEGEDGFRARESAQTARFAKEGRQLLSCGGGIIKRGENLRALHQNGVVLFIDRPLDALTVGGGRPLSSSPEALRQMEAERRPLYLAAADAVIPNSGTVEDAVAAAMEALDEIFSH, encoded by the coding sequence ATGGAATACGGACTCATCGGCTCGAAGCTGGGCCACTCCTACTCGAAGCTCATCCACGAGATGCTCTGCGGCTACCGCTACGACCTCTGCCCTCTGCCCACGGAGGAGGAGGCCCGGGCCTTCCTCACCAAGCGGCAGTTCAAGGCCATCAATGTCACCATCCCCTATAAGCGGCTGGTGATGGAGTACTGCACCTACATCGACCCCCGGGCCAAGGCCATCGGCGCGGTGAACACCGTCGTCAACAAGAACGGCCTGCTCTACGGCTACAACACCGACTATCTCGGTTTTGCCCATCTGTGTGACGCCCACGGCGTCGATTTCGCGGGCAGGACCGTCCTCATCCTCGGCACCGGCGGCACCCACAACACCACCAGTGCCGTCGCCCGGGACAAGGGCGCGGCGAAGGTGCTGACCGTCAGCCGGACGCCCGACGCCGCCAAGGGCCAGCTCTCCTATGAGGAAGCTGTGTCCAGCGGTGCACAGATCGTCATCAACACCACCCCCGCCGGGATGTACCCCAACGTAGGGGTGTGCAGTCTGGACGTTGCCCGAATGCCCGGGCTGGAAGCGGTGCTGGACGTGGTGTATAACCCGGACAAGACCGAACTCATCCTGCGGGCCGAGGAGGCCGGCGTCCCGGTGGCCGTGGGAGGCCTCGAGATGCTGGTAGCGCAGGCGGTGTACGCCGCCGAATACTTCCTCAGCCGGAAGTTCGACGACGCGGCGGGGGAAATCCGCCGCGTCACTGCCGCACTCCGCCGCGATATGCTGAATGTGGCCCTCATCGGGATGCCCTCCAGCGGCAAGTCCACGGTGGGCCGTCTGCTGGCAGACAAGCTGGGCAAGCGGTTCATCGACCTCGACGAGGAGATCGTGAAGGCCGACGGCCGCAGCATCCCGGACATCTTCGCCGCCGAGGGCGAGGATGGCTTCCGGGCGAGGGAGTCGGCCCAGACCGCCCGCTTTGCAAAAGAGGGCCGTCAGCTGCTCTCCTGCGGCGGCGGCATCATCAAGCGGGGCGAAAATCTGCGCGCCCTGCACCAGAACGGCGTCGTGCTCTTTATCGACCGGCCTCTGGATGCGCTGACGGTGGGCGGCGGACGGCCTCTCTCGTCCAGCCCCGAGGCGCTCAGGCAGATGGAGGCGGAGCGCCGCCCCCTGTATCTCGCGGCGGCAGATGCCGTCATCCCCAACAGCGGCACGGTGGAGGACGCCGTGGCCGCCGCAATGGAGGCTCTGGATGAAATTTTTAGTCATTAA
- a CDS encoding type II 3-dehydroquinate dehydratase, whose translation MKFLVINGPNLNMMHFTEPGVAGQLDYNGLLDYLELCCTQMGLEVEFFQSNHEGDLIDEIQSAAGRADGIILNPGGYAHYSVAILDALRLCGVPAVEVLLSEPDEHEPFRKTDIVSFGCQGHFIGEGISGYLHAAAYLTQLLRLDGSAHTHLVM comes from the coding sequence ATGAAATTTTTAGTCATTAACGGCCCCAACCTCAATATGATGCACTTCACCGAGCCGGGCGTGGCCGGCCAGCTGGACTACAACGGTCTGCTGGATTATCTCGAGCTGTGCTGCACCCAGATGGGCCTCGAGGTGGAGTTTTTCCAGTCCAACCACGAGGGCGACCTCATCGATGAGATCCAGTCTGCCGCAGGCCGGGCAGACGGCATCATCCTGAATCCCGGCGGATACGCCCACTACAGCGTCGCCATCCTCGACGCGCTGCGGCTCTGCGGCGTGCCTGCCGTGGAGGTGCTGCTGAGCGAGCCGGACGAGCATGAGCCGTTCCGCAAGACGGACATCGTCTCCTTCGGCTGTCAGGGACACTTCATCGGTGAGGGCATCAGCGGCTATCTGCACGCTGCGGCCTATCTGACCCAGCTGCTTCGTCTGGACGGCAGCGCACACACCCATCTGGTCATGTGA
- a CDS encoding bifunctional chorismate mutase/prephenate dehydratase yields MDTLEQARAEIDAVDAQLAALFERRMAAVLSVAQYKQAHGLPVYDAAREAVVLEKAAARIQDPALRPYYRDHVQNMMDVAKQYEAEVLGENRAAYQGVEGAFAHIALRALFPHAEAVSYPTWDEVFEAVRRGDAAHGVVPFENSHAGDVSAVLDLCYNYPELWVVDVYDLPISQNLLVLPGTQLAQLRHVYSHQQAIAQSETFLKQFHLPATAMPNTAMAAKFVAESGDPSQAAIASAETAALYGLEVLVPSINTDGDNTTRFIVLSREKPTGGNRFSLLFTLDNKPGKLAEVIQVIGRFGYDMESIKSRPLPHVPFDYYFYVELVGDPADDETAALLRELDHTCRTVRLLGVYTK; encoded by the coding sequence ATGGACACACTGGAACAGGCCCGCGCCGAGATCGACGCGGTGGACGCGCAGCTGGCCGCCCTGTTTGAGCGGCGGATGGCCGCCGTGCTCAGCGTCGCCCAATACAAGCAGGCCCACGGCCTGCCGGTCTATGACGCCGCACGGGAGGCGGTGGTGCTGGAAAAGGCTGCGGCCCGCATTCAGGACCCCGCCCTCCGGCCCTACTACAGAGATCATGTCCAGAACATGATGGACGTCGCCAAGCAGTACGAGGCGGAGGTGCTGGGCGAGAACCGCGCCGCCTATCAGGGCGTGGAGGGCGCTTTTGCCCACATCGCGCTGCGGGCGCTCTTCCCCCACGCGGAGGCAGTGAGCTACCCGACGTGGGACGAGGTCTTCGAGGCTGTCCGGCGGGGGGACGCCGCCCACGGCGTCGTGCCCTTCGAGAACAGCCACGCAGGCGATGTCTCCGCCGTGCTGGACCTGTGCTATAACTACCCGGAGCTGTGGGTGGTGGACGTCTACGACCTGCCCATCTCCCAGAACCTGCTCGTCCTGCCCGGCACCCAGCTGGCCCAGCTCCGGCACGTCTACAGCCACCAGCAGGCCATCGCCCAGAGCGAGACGTTCTTAAAGCAGTTCCATCTGCCCGCCACAGCCATGCCGAATACGGCCATGGCGGCAAAGTTCGTGGCAGAGTCCGGCGACCCGTCCCAAGCCGCCATCGCCAGCGCGGAGACCGCTGCCCTCTACGGGCTGGAGGTCCTTGTGCCCAGCATCAACACCGACGGCGACAACACCACCCGCTTCATCGTCCTCAGCCGCGAAAAGCCCACCGGGGGCAACCGCTTCTCGCTGCTCTTCACGCTGGACAACAAGCCCGGCAAGCTGGCTGAGGTCATTCAGGTCATCGGTCGGTTCGGCTACGACATGGAATCCATCAAGAGCCGTCCGCTGCCTCATGTTCCCTTCGATTACTATTTTTACGTCGAGCTGGTGGGAGACCCCGCCGACGACGAGACCGCCGCGCTGCTGCGCGAGCTGGATCATACCTGCCGCACCGTGCGGCTGTTAGGAGTGTATACGAAATGA
- a CDS encoding helix-turn-helix transcriptional regulator: MPKQEGQKSKLLALLRIFEQQTDEEHLLNVPQLVELLARQGILCERKSVYSDIDALNALGYDIRLRRGRSGGYWMATRPFELAELKLLVDAVQSSRVISKTSSDKLIHKLEGLASRYQGTQLQRQVYVDGRPKSDNKDLPYSVDALFAAINTGKMVRFRYKKAGRPAPYTISPWQMAWENGCYYLIAYQDEKEPVGIRHYRVDKMAGVTVLDEPRRGREQFADFDLPSYLKKHFQMFGGPEHRVTLRCTSDLESAMRERFGASPIFVPEGKGSFHFDVPVCVSDQFYGWVCGFGGKVEVVSPAEVRDGLRKLNERLAGMHQ; the protein is encoded by the coding sequence ATGCCCAAGCAGGAAGGACAAAAATCCAAACTCCTGGCGCTGCTGCGCATCTTTGAGCAGCAGACCGATGAGGAACATCTGCTCAATGTGCCCCAGCTGGTGGAGCTGCTGGCCCGGCAGGGCATCCTCTGTGAGCGCAAGAGCGTCTACAGCGACATCGACGCGCTGAATGCGCTTGGTTACGACATCCGGCTGCGCCGGGGCCGCAGCGGCGGCTACTGGATGGCGACGAGGCCCTTCGAACTGGCCGAACTGAAGCTTCTGGTGGACGCCGTCCAGTCCAGCCGGGTCATCTCCAAGACCTCCAGCGACAAGCTCATCCATAAGCTGGAAGGGCTGGCCTCCCGGTATCAGGGCACCCAGCTCCAGCGTCAGGTCTACGTCGATGGCCGCCCCAAAAGCGACAACAAGGACCTGCCCTACAGCGTGGATGCCCTCTTCGCGGCCATCAACACCGGAAAAATGGTGCGATTCCGCTACAAAAAAGCGGGACGTCCCGCCCCCTACACCATCAGCCCGTGGCAGATGGCGTGGGAGAACGGCTGCTACTATCTCATCGCCTATCAGGACGAGAAGGAGCCGGTGGGCATCCGCCATTACCGGGTGGATAAGATGGCCGGGGTGACGGTGCTGGACGAGCCGCGCCGGGGCAGGGAGCAGTTTGCCGATTTCGACCTGCCCTCCTACCTGAAAAAGCACTTCCAGATGTTCGGCGGGCCGGAGCACCGCGTCACCCTGCGGTGTACTTCTGACCTCGAATCGGCTATGCGGGAGCGCTTCGGCGCCTCGCCCATCTTTGTGCCGGAAGGGAAGGGCAGCTTCCACTTTGACGTGCCCGTCTGCGTCAGCGACCAGTTCTATGGCTGGGTCTGCGGTTTCGGCGGAAAGGTCGAAGTGGTCTCGCCCGCCGAGGTGCGGGACGGTCTGCGGAAGCTGAATGAGCGGCTGGCCGGAATGCATCAATAA
- the aroB gene encoding 3-dehydroquinate synthase — MSGFIGTKLTMNLGERSYDIILKNGALENLYQFARLDRRVAVVTDAGVPAEYAQRVADQCRDAKIITVPQGEASKSMKILESVLRQMLEFNMGRGDLVIAVGGGVVGDLAGFAASIYMRGIDFINCPTTTLSMIDSSIGGKTAVDLGETKNIVGSFWQPKLVIVDPSTLATLPRRQYINGLAESVKASLLADPELFAIFEKGDIDEQIGEIIYRSLRFKKSIVEQDETERGMRKALNFGHTIGHGIEAVKGVKGRRTVGLYHGECVALGMLPMIESKALQKRVRAVYRRLGLPLRTAYNKDKVYAEMLHDKKAQGGQITVIKVPGLGCWRAETIPVEGLRTLLGMED, encoded by the coding sequence ATGAGTGGATTTATCGGCACAAAGCTCACCATGAATCTGGGTGAGCGCAGCTATGACATCATCCTGAAAAACGGCGCACTGGAGAACCTGTACCAGTTCGCCCGCCTCGACCGCCGTGTGGCGGTGGTGACGGACGCAGGCGTCCCGGCAGAGTACGCCCAGCGGGTAGCCGACCAGTGCCGCGACGCAAAGATCATCACCGTGCCGCAGGGTGAGGCCAGCAAGAGCATGAAGATTCTGGAAAGTGTCCTGCGCCAGATGCTGGAGTTCAATATGGGCCGCGGCGACCTCGTCATCGCCGTGGGCGGCGGCGTCGTGGGCGATCTTGCAGGCTTTGCCGCCTCCATCTATATGCGGGGCATCGATTTCATCAACTGCCCCACCACCACTCTCTCCATGATCGACTCCTCCATCGGCGGCAAGACGGCGGTGGATCTGGGCGAGACGAAAAACATCGTCGGCTCCTTCTGGCAGCCCAAGCTGGTCATCGTGGACCCCAGCACCCTCGCTACCCTGCCCCGCCGCCAGTACATCAACGGTCTGGCCGAGTCGGTGAAGGCGAGCCTTCTGGCCGACCCGGAGCTGTTCGCTATCTTTGAAAAGGGCGACATCGACGAGCAGATCGGAGAGATCATCTACCGCAGCCTCCGCTTCAAGAAGAGCATCGTGGAGCAGGATGAGACCGAGCGCGGGATGCGCAAGGCCCTCAACTTCGGCCACACCATCGGCCACGGCATCGAGGCCGTCAAGGGCGTCAAGGGACGCCGCACCGTGGGCCTCTACCACGGCGAATGCGTGGCGCTGGGGATGCTGCCCATGATCGAATCCAAAGCATTGCAGAAGCGCGTCCGGGCGGTCTACCGCCGTCTGGGCCTGCCCCTGCGCACCGCCTACAATAAGGATAAAGTCTACGCCGAGATGCTCCACGACAAGAAGGCGCAGGGCGGACAGATCACCGTCATCAAGGTGCCGGGTCTGGGCTGCTGGCGTGCCGAGACCATCCCGGTGGAGGGTCTGCGCACCCTGCTGGGCATGGAGGACTGA
- the aroA gene encoding 3-phosphoshikimate 1-carboxyvinyltransferase, whose product MIVTIKQAPGGIGGAITAPPSKSMAHRAVLCAALAKGTSHIGNLEFSKDISATLSAAGQLCAKVRTGPDSAVVEGLGQFLPVEAPVDCCESGSTLRFLIPIASLTGQRVTFVGRGRLMERPQSVYEALYHEQSLRFEPSPAGLTVEGALKSGEYELAGNVSSQFISGLLFALPLLAGDSTLHLIPPVESRSYIEMTRAAQRRFGVESRWQDENTLFLPGGQQYAPCDYTVEGDYSQAAFPAVLGAVQGGVTLKGLSADTLQGDAAILGILRRCGAELSATDEGIRLGKALLHGTDIDLADCPDLGPVLMVLGLFCEGTTTIRNAERLRIKESDRIAAMEAELRACGGVLESEGGTITIHGCAGKLHTPAAPLHGHNDHRVVMSLTVLALAAGLPLSIDDAEAVQKSWPHFFEAIKPLGAEVEYAG is encoded by the coding sequence ATGATAGTAACGATAAAGCAAGCCCCCGGCGGCATCGGCGGGGCCATCACTGCGCCGCCCAGCAAGAGCATGGCCCACCGGGCGGTGCTCTGCGCTGCGCTGGCGAAGGGTACTTCTCACATCGGGAACCTCGAGTTCAGCAAGGACATCTCGGCCACCCTCTCCGCCGCCGGACAGCTCTGCGCCAAGGTGCGCACCGGCCCGGACAGCGCCGTGGTAGAGGGGCTGGGACAGTTCCTCCCCGTCGAAGCCCCGGTGGACTGCTGCGAGAGCGGCAGCACCCTCCGCTTCCTCATCCCCATCGCCAGCCTCACCGGGCAGAGGGTGACCTTCGTGGGCCGGGGCCGGCTGATGGAGCGGCCCCAGTCGGTGTACGAGGCGTTATATCATGAGCAGTCTCTCCGCTTTGAACCGTCTCCGGCGGGCCTGACCGTCGAGGGCGCTCTGAAAAGCGGCGAGTACGAGCTGGCGGGCAATGTGTCGAGCCAGTTCATCAGCGGGCTGCTGTTCGCCCTGCCCCTGCTGGCAGGGGACAGCACCCTCCATCTCATCCCGCCGGTGGAGAGCCGCAGCTACATCGAGATGACCCGGGCGGCACAGCGCCGTTTTGGCGTCGAGAGCCGCTGGCAGGACGAGAACACCCTCTTCCTCCCGGGCGGGCAGCAGTATGCCCCCTGCGACTACACGGTGGAGGGAGATTACAGTCAGGCGGCGTTCCCGGCGGTGCTGGGGGCGGTGCAGGGCGGCGTGACCCTCAAGGGCCTGTCCGCCGACACCTTACAGGGTGATGCGGCCATCCTCGGCATCCTGCGCCGCTGTGGGGCAGAGCTGTCCGCCACCGATGAGGGCATCCGGCTCGGAAAAGCCCTCCTGCACGGCACTGACATCGACCTTGCCGACTGCCCCGACCTCGGCCCCGTGCTGATGGTGTTGGGCCTGTTCTGCGAGGGAACCACCACCATCCGCAACGCCGAGCGCCTCCGCATCAAGGAGAGCGACCGCATCGCGGCCATGGAAGCCGAGCTGCGGGCCTGCGGCGGCGTGCTGGAAAGCGAGGGCGGTACCATCACCATCCATGGCTGCGCAGGGAAGCTCCACACCCCGGCCGCACCCCTCCATGGCCACAACGACCACCGGGTGGTCATGAGCCTCACGGTGCTGGCGCTGGCCGCCGGGCTGCCCCTCTCCATCGACGACGCGGAGGCCGTGCAGAAGAGCTGGCCCCATTTCTTTGAAGCCATCAAGCCGTTAGGCGCGGAGGTAGAATATGCTGGATAA